GACACGCATGTCATCCCCCATCAACGGGCGTGGATCAATATCGAAATACCCCTGCCTTACGCCATAATCACGTGTATAAATGGCGATAGGTCCGCCCCTCAGCTCCTCATTGAGCTGTTTGGCACTGATCCCCGCCTTCGCCTCGTCGACCTGAATGCGCCCTCTGTAAATCGCTCGGCCCGCTTCGTCCTGAACGATCGATACCTGAATCCCGGCTATCTGATTGAGTGACATTAGCGCCTGCAAGGAATCCTTTTCCTGCTCACTATGGTCCGCTTTGACTGCATATTCATCCAAAGCCTGAAGCAAGCCAAACGTAGTTTCTTTACCAACCTTCATACTGCGCCCGATCCCGTGAAGCTGAACCTTCAACCATTCGATATAGGTTCGTTTACCTGCCACAATACCGGAAGTTGGGCCTTCAATGGCCTTGGATCCGCTGTAAATGGCTAGATCCGAATACTTCACATATTTGTGCAGGTCCTCTTCCGCAGCCGCATCGACTATGAGGGGTACCTCGCACTTCTGGGCAACCTGCCAGGCTTCCTCTACGGAAATCATGTTTTTCTGTACCGCATGATGGGATTTGACGTACAGGATGGCAGCCGTTTTGTCGGAAACCGCATCCGCGATATGCTCAGCCCGACCTTCGTTGGCATATCCGGCTTCGATCAGCTTTCCACCACCAAGGTAAACCATCGTCTCCACAGGAGCTCCGTATTGTACATTGTGGCCTTTCAGCATAACAATTTCATTATTCGTGATTACTCCCTGATGCAGCTTCAAACTTGCGTGGCGTTTACCCTTTGTTACCATGGCAGCTACGGAGAGCGCGATGCCGCTTGAGGCGGAATTGACAACAACGGCCGCTTCGGCACCGATTAGACGGGACACATAATCCCCTGATTTGTCTACAAGGTCTGCGATTTCCACATAAGTCTGCCCACCTTGCTTCATGGCGTCCATGACTGTGTCCGTCGGTGCCGATACGCCGAGAATACTCATCCGGCCGCTGGCGTTGATAACACGTTTCAGTCCATATTTAACATTTAATGAATTGCTCACCCACAATCACTCCTTTTACTTCAATTTGACGGCTGGCTATCTTGCTTACGCCCTCGGAGTCCACAAGCGTTACAGGCTTGTCCACTACTTGAAAAAGAGTCAAATTGGCTTCATCACCTGCCTGAATCCTCCCCAGCTGCGGTCTGCGCAGCCACTCGGCTGCCCGTACGGTCACTCGATCTATCGTCTCGCTCAACGAGTAACCAAGTGCCAGAAACTTGCTTAACAGATTAGCCATGCTGTAGACCGGGCCGTTCAGGCGATTGCCCCTGTAAATATCCGTACTGATTGTGTCCGGGTCAATCCCATGCTGCTTGGCAGCTTCTGCAACCTGAAATGAAAAACTCGCTGTCCCATGTCCTACATCCAAATGCACCCCACGCTTGATGGCATCCTGCAATACTTCCAGCGGCGCGCCGCTATCATCGAACAAATTATTGCTTTTTCCATTCAAATAGTGAGTGACTACATCACCATCCTGTAAGATCGGCATCACCTCACGAATATCCGGTGGGGCTGATCCAATGTGAACCATAAGCGGCAGGCCTGTTTCCTGTGAAAACTCTCTTGCCAAATACAGCGGCTGCAGGCCGTTTTTGCCGACCACACTTCCACTGATTCTCGCTTTTAATCCCACGATGAACTCAGGATATGCCCGGGCAGCCTCTAGCACCTTGTCCCGATCAATCCAGTCCAGATTCGACAATTCGTCAGTACGCAGTAAGCCGAGTCGAGATATGTTCAAAAAGGCAAACAGCCGGGTAGCCGCCTTATGAGCGCTTATCGCCAGATCGCCAATTCGATCAGCCCCGCAGCTGCCTGCGTCCACAATTGTAGTAACGCCCTGCTTTACACCGATTTCATCCATATCGTCCCCATAAGGATCAAGCTCTGGAAAAGCATGTACATGCATGTCGATCCATCCGCTGGATACGTATGCTCCAGGCGACTCCCACATCCGATCTCCCGTTGCCGTTCCGCCAGGAGCGATCTTCACAATCCTGCCTTCATGGATAACCACATCCACCTCTTCACCGCTTGTAAGACGGACTCGACGCAATACCAGCTGACCGTCCATCACAATCCCCTTCCTGTTCTGGAATATTGGATTCACCTGTTCCTGCTTCATATGTATTGATATGAGAATACCCCTCTGTTCAACAAAAATAAATTCATCTTTCCAGATGCTCATACTCTTGTCTACTAAAAGGGGTAGCCTGTCAGTCATATTCTATTACTTCTATTCCTATTTCCACAATCCTGTTTATTTCGGCTGAATATATCCTTCAGCTTTGAGCAATTCAGCGATCAGTACAGCACCGCCTGCTGCTCCGCGCAGCGTGTTGTGAGACAGTCCTACAAACTTGTAATCATACAGGGAGTCTTCGCGCAGTCTGCCCGTAGAAACACCCATACCGCGCTCGATGTCACGATCCAGCTTCGTTTGGGGTCTGTTCTCTTCTTCGAAATACGTAATGAACTGTTTCGGTGCGCTTGGCAGACCCAGTTCTTGCGGACGACCTTTGAATTGCAGCCAACGGTCCAGAATTTCTTCTTTGGATGGTTTTTTCTCAAAGGATACAAAAACTGTCGCCAGGTGACCATCTGTTACCGGAACACGAATACATTGTGTTGTAATTAATGGGGACGACGCTTTTACAATCTCATTATTTTGAATGCTTCCCCAGATGCGAAGCGGCTCCTGTTCACTTTTCTCTTCCTCGCCACCGATGTATGGAATCACGTTATCCAGCATTTCCGGCCAGTCGGTAAAGTTTTTACCTGCGCCAGAGATCGCTTGGTATGTGGAAGCCACCACTTGAGTTGGATTGAACTCGCGCAACGCGTGGAGTGCAGGCACATAGCTCTGAATCGAGCAGTTTGGTTTAACTGCGATGAATCCGGTTTTGGTTCCGAGACGTTTGCGTTGAGCTTCAATCACGTCCAGATGTCCCGGGTTAATTTCTGGAATGACCATGGGTACATCCGCTGTCCAGCGATGAGCCGAGTTGTTGGAAACAACCGGAGTTCCCGTTTTGGCATAAGCCTCTTCGAGCGCTTGAATTTCATTCTTTTTCATATCTACAGCACAGAATATAAAATCAACCTGGCTCGCAAAAGCTTCCACTTGGGAAGCATCCTGCACAACGATGTTTTTCACGGCTTCCGGAATCGCAGCAGCGAGCTTCCATCTGCCTTGTACGGATTCTTCGTATGTTTTGCCTGCCGAGTTGGCACTTGCTGAAATAGCCGTTACTTCAAACCATGGGTGTTCATTGAGCAGATCCACAAAACGCTGACCTACCATCCCCGTTCCTCCGACGATACCGACTTTCAATTTTGCTGACATAAAATCATCATTTCCTTTCGGTGTGAGTTTCCTCTAATTAAACACTATTCAGGCATTTCCAAAGCGTGTAGCCAACATCCCGGAAAAACCAAAAAATCCCATCCCCAAGACAAAAGTCTCAGGGACGAGATTGTTACACTCGTGGTACCACCCAGATTCGCCAATATGTCGCCATACCAGCCTCTTCGAGTTAAGGATAACCGCACGCACTCCATCATGCCGCATCCGCATATACTCTCGCTCTGTAACAGGAGCTCCTGTCACACCATCCCTCGATCATGAAAGTTCCGATGTGCTGCTCTGAGTCTTTATTCAACAAAAAATTCTTTACCCCTTTTCAGCTGCCGGAGCTCTCTGTGAAAGAAACCTTTTATCTACTCATCTCTTCATCGCATTTGATATTGCGATTATAATATCAAAATTACCATCGTGAAGTAAACACATTTTTTTAGATCATGGAATTTATGCGTTTTCAGCGGAACTGAACAATTCAATTATCGCAACAAAAATTGCAGCTAAACGCGGTCTGTCTTCTGTGTAAGTACGTCGATAGACGTTTTTCTTATAAATTGCTGCAAATGGCTATTTCTTTACTGCTTTTTGGCAACCATCGCATACGTTCCCAGTGGACTCCCAGGCCCCGTCGCATGATGTGTCCTAAGTAATTTAAGTTCAGAAAGAAGGAGTGTTTTTACCTTGTCCGGGATCGGAAGCATTTGCAGTTCCACAGGCGCTTCTGCCAGTGTCATTTCGGTTTCCCAACGACCGTCCTGCAGCTCGGAAGAATGGATCGAAATCTCTTCCTTAATTGTCCAGCCCGCCGCAGAGACAAGCTCTTGGATATCCTCCGGTGTAAAAAGCGTACGCACATTGGAGAAGCTGTTCTCCTTGTAACACTCGACCTGGGACTGAATCAGAACGGATAACCAATGCGAGAGCTGGCTCACATCTGTAACTCGTGCATCCCATTCAGCGAAGCATAACTGATGTCCCCACGTCCTAACCTTGCTAAGAATCTGCGCGAGTTCATCAAATGATTTCAAATACCATGAACAATGGGAAAGTACGATCACATCAAACTCATTCTCGGCAAATTGAGCCTGATCACTTAGGATGTCAAACTCATAATCCATTCGAATTCGGTCACCCAGCGGAGATTTCAGCAGCTTGGCTGCTGCTTCCCCTACGGTCAGTGGTGCACCATAATCCTCTGGTGCAATATCTACACCATGAACGTACCCATGCTCCCCCACCAGATGTGCAAGCACGGCCGTTGTATCTCCCTGACCACAACCGATTTCCAGAACGCGGCTGCCTTCCTTGATTCCCCAAAAGAGTCCCAGTTTCAACCGATGCTCGGTCTGAATGTATTGAATGGCGGCGTTATCCTCCACGTCCATATAGTGAATAAGATCCCTGATGATAGTCTCACTCATGATTCCTCACTCCTCAAAGAGCAACTTGAACTTCCTGCCATTGTAGCGTGACAGGCATCATTGTACAAGGCTGGAGTCTATGACAGGACCATAGCACGGAGGAGCCCCACCTACAGCAGATCTAAACCTCTGCTACATATCAATCCCTATGCCCATTGGGTAGTAAGCTTCTGAAGATATGGTGTCAGCATGGGCTGTAGTTCCTTACGCATCAGTCCAATCTCCAGGATGGCCTGAATATATCCGAACTGATCACCAATATCGTAGCGGCGTCCTTCCAGCTCAAGGGCCAGTAATTCCTCCACCTGGCTTACTTCTTTCAACGCATCCGTTAGCTGATATTCCCCTCCAGCACCTCTCTCAATTCGATCGAGAATAGGAAAGATGGAAGGTTTCAGAATGTAACGTCCCATCACAGCTGTTCGGGAGGGCGCTTCTGCAATGGAAGGTTTCTCTACCAGATTGGTGATCCGGTGAACCCGTTCCTCTGCCCCTTGTGAATCGATAATCCCGTATTTACTCACGTCAGCAGGTTGCACCTGCCGCACGCCAACAATCTGGCTGCCTGTCTTTTCATATAAATGAATCATCTGTGCGAGCGCCGGTGGATCTGACACCATAATATCATCACCAAGCAGTACGGCAAATGGATCATCTCCCACAAACTGACGAGCACATCCAATCGCATGGCCTAATCCAAGCGGCTCTTTTTGACGGATAAAATGAATACTCGCCATTTCGCTGATCGCTTGCACTTCTTCCAATAGCGCTTGCTTGCCTTTGGCGTACAGGGAATGCTCCAATTCAACCGATTTGTCAAAATGATCTTCGATTGATTTTTTATTGCGTCCGGTTACGATGATAATATTTTCAATGCCCGATTGTACCGCTTCTTCCACAATGTATTGGATGGCCGGTTTGTCCACTATCGGCAGCATTTCTTTGGGTTGTGCCTTGGTTGCAGGCAAGAATCGGGTGCCAAGCCCCGCTGCCGGAATGACTGCTTTTTTAATTCTCATATTATGAAATACTCCTTTCATTAGCATCAGATGAAGGGTCAGATCCTTGAACAGGCTCAGCCCGGAACACCCAATACCGACTGGCGATATAGTTTATAACCATGCCCGAGAGAGTCGCCAGTATTTTACTCATGACAACGCTCCAACCTAATGTGCTATTGCAGATGTACAGAATCAGAGAGGATAACGCCAGAACAACTAGATTGGTAATTACAAAACGTATGATTTCGTTTTTTTTGCCCTGTCTTCCCGCATTCTGAAAGGTCCATCTGCCGTTCCACCAGTAACTGTTCACGACCCCACAGCTATACGAGATCACCTGGGCAATTAGAGCATGTGCGCCTGCGGCAGCGAGCAGCGTGAATACCATCGCATCCACTGCCGTATTCAGGACACCCACAATTCCGAACTTAAATATAGTGACCAACCGATTAGTCATGATGAGCAACTCTGCCCGTTAACCGTGACTGACTCGACTGACTTTCCACCTGATACACATCTCTTATGATATAGAGCGGACGCGCCTTCGTTTCATCATAGATTCGGCCAACATACTCGCCAAGAATGCCCAGCATGACCAATGTGAAGCCGTTAAAAATCAGCATGATGCTGACCATTGAAGGCCATCCTTTGATCGTTGAATCGGTAAATATCGCTGAAGCGATGACACTTAGCATATAGATGAAGCCTCCGATGGATAAAACAGCTCCCACGTAACCTGCAAGCTTGAGCGGTTTGTGTGAGAATGAGGTGATGCCGTCCAGACTCAGCTTCAGCATGCGTTTTAGCGGGTATTTGGTCTCCCCTGCCAAGCGTTCATCCCGTTCATACTCAATGGCCGTCTGACGGAATCCCACCCAACTGACCAGACCGCGGACAAATCGATTTTTTTCAGGAAGACGTTTCATCTCATCACATACCTTGCGATCAATCAAACGGAAATCCCCCGTGTCCACTGGAATATCCGTATCCGTCGACGCACGCAGTACACGATAGAAAAGGCTTGCCGACCATTTCTTGAAGCGGGTCTCCCCGCTTCGTCTGGTCCGACGGGCATAGACAACCTCATAGCCCTCTTTCCACATGGCGATCATGTCCAATATCAGCTCGGGAGGGTCCTGAAGATCCGCATCAATAATGACGACTGCATCGCCTGCTGCATAATCCATCCCTGCCGTAATTGCGATCTGGTGACCGAAGTTGCGTGCAAAATCAATCAGCTTCACACTCTCGTCCCAACGGGCGTAGTCACGGATCATCTGTGCACTTTGGTCCACGCTGCCGTCGTTGACAAAGAGAAGCTCGTAGCTCTCTCCCGTGCTGCCCATGACTTTTTTCAAACGACGATAGGTTTCCTCAATCACCGCTTCTTCGTTATACATTGGAATGATAATGCTATAACGGCACTTTTGAGCCATGTTCGTTCCCTCCCTTGTACCATTTGATCACGCTTATAATTTCACTTCATATAAAGTGGTTTGACCACCGAAACCGAAACCGGAACCCGAACCGCTATCCGTACCTGTCTTCCACTCTGACGTTGGAATTTCGGTACCATGCTCCTTGATCCAGTCACCGATATCCGAACTGCCACCTCGGCCGCCCATGCCACCTACCATGAAGTATTTCACCTGTCCACTCTTCACGAGTTGTTCCAGTTTTTCCGGGGTATACACCGGATCTGAGCCGGAGAATCCGCCAAGCGTAATGACTGCTTCATTCTCATCGATGATATATGGGGCTGCCTGGTTATAGTCCGTTGTTGCAAAGAGATAGGTTTCACCTGTGTTATGCTCTCTCAGATAATTCAGTGTTGTGATGTCCACTTCTTCGTTGCGGTTTCCCGCTCCACCTCGACCACCTGTCGTCGGCAAGCCTCCTCCGCCATTCATGTTTCCGCCTGAATTCGGAGGTGTTCCCATGCCCGCATTGTTCGGGTCAGCTTCATCGGACGATGGAAAAGCCTGATCGGTGTTGGTGTCATTTGATGTATTCGGCTGAGCCATACCCATACCGCCACCATTGCGATCACCTTGTCTATCTCCCATCGCCATGCCCATTCCGCCGAACATCCCATTGGAACCTGTCGGTCCAGCCGCCGGAATCATGCTGTTGCCTCCATACGTGATAGGGGTAAAGGCCCAATAGGTCGGACCGATCAGCATGACCATGAAGCCTGCGATAATCAAACCCTGTTTCCATGGATGTGAACGATTAAGCATCACAATCAGGATAACCGTAATCAGAATGCCTGCAATTAATTCAGCTATAGACCAAGCTGCCCCGATAGTTTCGTTATACACCTGCATGATATACCAGCCGAAGATGGTCG
Above is a window of Paenibacillus sp. E222 DNA encoding:
- a CDS encoding DgaE family pyridoxal phosphate-dependent ammonia lyase; translation: MSNSLNVKYGLKRVINASGRMSILGVSAPTDTVMDAMKQGGQTYVEIADLVDKSGDYVSRLIGAEAAVVVNSASSGIALSVAAMVTKGKRHASLKLHQGVITNNEIVMLKGHNVQYGAPVETMVYLGGGKLIEAGYANEGRAEHIADAVSDKTAAILYVKSHHAVQKNMISVEEAWQVAQKCEVPLIVDAAAEEDLHKYVKYSDLAIYSGSKAIEGPTSGIVAGKRTYIEWLKVQLHGIGRSMKVGKETTFGLLQALDEYAVKADHSEQEKDSLQALMSLNQIAGIQVSIVQDEAGRAIYRGRIQVDEAKAGISAKQLNEELRGGPIAIYTRDYGVRQGYFDIDPRPLMGDDMRVIEDRIRQLTGGEGHV
- a CDS encoding amidohydrolase/deacetylase family metallohydrolase, which encodes MDGQLVLRRVRLTSGEEVDVVIHEGRIVKIAPGGTATGDRMWESPGAYVSSGWIDMHVHAFPELDPYGDDMDEIGVKQGVTTIVDAGSCGADRIGDLAISAHKAATRLFAFLNISRLGLLRTDELSNLDWIDRDKVLEAARAYPEFIVGLKARISGSVVGKNGLQPLYLAREFSQETGLPLMVHIGSAPPDIREVMPILQDGDVVTHYLNGKSNNLFDDSGAPLEVLQDAIKRGVHLDVGHGTASFSFQVAEAAKQHGIDPDTISTDIYRGNRLNGPVYSMANLLSKFLALGYSLSETIDRVTVRAAEWLRRPQLGRIQAGDEANLTLFQVVDKPVTLVDSEGVSKIASRQIEVKGVIVGEQFIKC
- the asd gene encoding aspartate-semialdehyde dehydrogenase is translated as MSAKLKVGIVGGTGMVGQRFVDLLNEHPWFEVTAISASANSAGKTYEESVQGRWKLAAAIPEAVKNIVVQDASQVEAFASQVDFIFCAVDMKKNEIQALEEAYAKTGTPVVSNNSAHRWTADVPMVIPEINPGHLDVIEAQRKRLGTKTGFIAVKPNCSIQSYVPALHALREFNPTQVVASTYQAISGAGKNFTDWPEMLDNVIPYIGGEEEKSEQEPLRIWGSIQNNEIVKASSPLITTQCIRVPVTDGHLATVFVSFEKKPSKEEILDRWLQFKGRPQELGLPSAPKQFITYFEEENRPQTKLDRDIERGMGVSTGRLREDSLYDYKFVGLSHNTLRGAAGGAVLIAELLKAEGYIQPK
- a CDS encoding class I SAM-dependent methyltransferase, with product MSETIIRDLIHYMDVEDNAAIQYIQTEHRLKLGLFWGIKEGSRVLEIGCGQGDTTAVLAHLVGEHGYVHGVDIAPEDYGAPLTVGEAAAKLLKSPLGDRIRMDYEFDILSDQAQFAENEFDVIVLSHCSWYLKSFDELAQILSKVRTWGHQLCFAEWDARVTDVSQLSHWLSVLIQSQVECYKENSFSNVRTLFTPEDIQELVSAAGWTIKEEISIHSSELQDGRWETEMTLAEAPVELQMLPIPDKVKTLLLSELKLLRTHHATGPGSPLGTYAMVAKKQ
- the galU gene encoding UTP--glucose-1-phosphate uridylyltransferase GalU, with amino-acid sequence MRIKKAVIPAAGLGTRFLPATKAQPKEMLPIVDKPAIQYIVEEAVQSGIENIIIVTGRNKKSIEDHFDKSVELEHSLYAKGKQALLEEVQAISEMASIHFIRQKEPLGLGHAIGCARQFVGDDPFAVLLGDDIMVSDPPALAQMIHLYEKTGSQIVGVRQVQPADVSKYGIIDSQGAEERVHRITNLVEKPSIAEAPSRTAVMGRYILKPSIFPILDRIERGAGGEYQLTDALKEVSQVEELLALELEGRRYDIGDQFGYIQAILEIGLMRKELQPMLTPYLQKLTTQWA
- a CDS encoding GtrA family protein, whose translation is MTNRLVTIFKFGIVGVLNTAVDAMVFTLLAAAGAHALIAQVISYSCGVVNSYWWNGRWTFQNAGRQGKKNEIIRFVITNLVVLALSSLILYICNSTLGWSVVMSKILATLSGMVINYIASRYWVFRAEPVQGSDPSSDANERSIS
- a CDS encoding glycosyltransferase family 2 protein, yielding MAQKCRYSIIIPMYNEEAVIEETYRRLKKVMGSTGESYELLFVNDGSVDQSAQMIRDYARWDESVKLIDFARNFGHQIAITAGMDYAAGDAVVIIDADLQDPPELILDMIAMWKEGYEVVYARRTRRSGETRFKKWSASLFYRVLRASTDTDIPVDTGDFRLIDRKVCDEMKRLPEKNRFVRGLVSWVGFRQTAIEYERDERLAGETKYPLKRMLKLSLDGITSFSHKPLKLAGYVGAVLSIGGFIYMLSVIASAIFTDSTIKGWPSMVSIMLIFNGFTLVMLGILGEYVGRIYDETKARPLYIIRDVYQVESQSSQSRLTGRVAHHD